One genomic segment of Gottschalkia acidurici 9a includes these proteins:
- a CDS encoding ATP-binding protein produces MLDKYKISAKELEHKCETDCFNFETTKELDILNEIIGQDRALEALDFGLKVNKKGYNIFVAGESGTGRSSYASFITNEMAKHKDTPSDWIYVYNFKTPHKPIALSLKKGLGKEFVKDIESVVSTLMKEIKNTFSSKDYENLRNQIVNKYDNEYEIIMNEIDKKAEEHGFRFDRLEDNTVISVPIKDGKALTESEMDNLSQSELEEFKNKSKNLSIDTIELFNKLRILGEVLEEDFKKLDKETGNKLTEMHISKLKAKYKEESIRKYLIALQEDIVANIDSFKNSNEEKKDDILGILDIGSQENTLDRYEVNLFMDNSEIQGAPVIFETNPTYYNLVGSIEYTNEMGVMKTDFTHIKPGALHMANGGYLILQAKDLLLNSFAWQALKRSLITDEINIESLEGQLGYVVTSTLKPQPIPLDLKVILIGDYYTYDLLYNNDEDFRKLFKVMSDFDIEMNKEPENLIKMARFIATNCQKEGLKHFNREAVCKVLEYSSRLAENKNKLSSKFNQIVEIIYEADYWATKEGSEIVSSEHVRTALDKKTYRNNKYEVKTLEMFAEEDYLLDVDGEKVGEINGLAVVGTGEYAFGKPSKITVSTYIGKSGIINIEREVKTSGKIHDKGVMIISGYLGEKYAKDKPLSLNASVVFEQLYSGVDGDSASSTELYAILSSISEIPIRQCIAVTGSVNQRGEIQPIGGVNEKIEGFFKVCKLKGLTGKQGVMIPHQNVKNLMLNDEVIEAVNEGQFSIYSVRTIDEGIEVLTGMSPEKVHHLVNEKLEELANLEYKK; encoded by the coding sequence TTGTTAGATAAGTACAAGATTTCAGCAAAAGAATTAGAACACAAATGTGAAACAGATTGCTTCAACTTTGAAACTACTAAAGAACTAGATATCTTAAATGAAATAATAGGGCAGGATAGAGCATTGGAAGCACTAGATTTTGGACTTAAGGTTAATAAAAAAGGATACAATATATTTGTCGCAGGAGAGAGTGGTACTGGAAGAAGTAGCTATGCAAGCTTTATAACTAATGAAATGGCTAAACATAAAGACACTCCAAGTGACTGGATTTACGTATATAACTTTAAAACTCCTCATAAGCCTATAGCGTTAAGTTTAAAAAAGGGTCTAGGAAAAGAATTTGTAAAAGATATAGAGAGTGTAGTAAGCACTTTGATGAAAGAAATAAAAAATACTTTTTCAAGTAAAGACTATGAGAATCTGAGAAATCAAATAGTAAATAAATATGATAATGAGTATGAAATTATCATGAATGAAATAGATAAAAAAGCAGAAGAACATGGATTTAGATTTGACAGATTAGAAGATAATACAGTTATTAGCGTTCCAATTAAAGATGGAAAAGCTTTAACAGAATCTGAGATGGATAATTTAAGTCAAAGCGAGTTAGAGGAATTTAAAAATAAAAGTAAAAATTTAAGTATAGATACTATAGAACTTTTTAATAAGCTAAGAATATTAGGAGAAGTACTTGAAGAGGATTTTAAAAAGTTAGATAAAGAGACTGGAAATAAACTAACAGAAATGCATATAAGTAAGTTAAAAGCAAAGTATAAGGAAGAAAGTATTCGGAAATATTTAATAGCGTTACAAGAAGATATTGTAGCAAATATAGATAGCTTTAAAAATAGTAATGAAGAAAAGAAAGATGATATATTAGGAATTCTTGACATTGGTTCACAAGAAAATACACTTGATAGATATGAAGTTAACTTATTTATGGATAATAGTGAAATACAAGGCGCACCAGTGATATTTGAAACTAATCCAACTTACTATAATCTAGTAGGAAGTATAGAGTATACTAATGAAATGGGTGTAATGAAAACGGACTTTACACATATAAAACCCGGAGCATTACATATGGCAAATGGAGGATATCTGATACTTCAGGCAAAAGATTTACTCTTAAATTCATTCGCATGGCAAGCATTAAAAAGATCGCTTATAACAGATGAAATAAATATAGAGTCGCTGGAAGGACAATTAGGCTATGTGGTTACTTCAACATTAAAGCCTCAGCCAATTCCACTAGACTTAAAGGTAATATTAATAGGAGATTACTATACTTACGATCTTCTATACAATAATGATGAAGACTTTAGAAAACTATTCAAAGTAATGTCAGACTTTGATATTGAAATGAATAAAGAGCCTGAGAATTTAATTAAAATGGCAAGGTTCATAGCCACAAACTGTCAAAAAGAAGGACTAAAGCACTTTAATAGGGAAGCTGTTTGCAAAGTATTAGAATATAGTTCAAGACTTGCAGAGAACAAGAACAAACTTAGTTCTAAGTTTAATCAAATAGTTGAGATAATATATGAAGCAGATTATTGGGCTACAAAAGAAGGTAGTGAAATAGTAAGTAGTGAACACGTAAGAACTGCATTAGATAAAAAGACATATAGAAATAATAAATATGAAGTTAAGACACTTGAAATGTTTGCAGAAGAAGACTACTTGCTAGATGTCGACGGAGAAAAAGTAGGAGAAATAAATGGACTAGCAGTAGTGGGTACAGGGGAGTATGCATTTGGTAAGCCAAGCAAGATAACAGTATCTACTTACATCGGAAAATCGGGAATAATAAATATAGAAAGAGAAGTAAAGACAAGTGGGAAAATTCACGATAAAGGTGTTATGATAATAAGTGGATACTTAGGAGAAAAATATGCTAAGGATAAGCCTCTATCACTTAATGCCAGTGTAGTATTTGAACAGCTATACTCAGGTGTAGATGGAGATAGTGCTTCAAGTACAGAACTTTACGCAATACTATCTAGTATTTCAGAAATACCTATAAGGCAATGTATAGCTGTAACTGGTTCAGTAAATCAAAGAGGAGAAATACAACCTATAGGTGGAGTAAATGAAAAAATAGAGGGATTCTTTAAAGTATGTAAGTTAAAAGGACTTACAGGAAAGCAAGGTGTAATGATACCTCATCAAAATGTAAAAAATTTAATGCTAAATGATGAGGTCATAGAGGCAGTAAATGAAGGTCAATTTAGTATATATTCAGTAAGAACTATAGATGAAGGAATCGAAGTATTAACAGGAATGTCTCCAGAAAAAGTTCATCACTTAGTTAATGAAAAACTTGAAGAGTTAGCAAACCTAGAATATAAAAAGTAA
- a CDS encoding flagellar brake protein translates to MDTSILKIGSKVIINKKVKSDENDYISQIENVEGDKIKILTPMYKSTLIRLHEGTNIGLMVFSDLGVYKLDAEVGGTIVDKLLHYTELKATSKVAKFERRDHFRLKIMKDVLVRKNDENEEMEYAKCLTIDLSGGGIQFSSTEKFEENDVVEMRIDMDDEEMVLKGKILSVVKQESVGNYKYGTKFVDIRESIREKVIRYIFKVQREKLNIDII, encoded by the coding sequence ATGGATACTAGCATTTTAAAAATAGGCAGTAAGGTCATTATAAATAAAAAAGTAAAAAGTGATGAAAATGATTATATAAGTCAAATAGAAAATGTAGAAGGGGATAAGATAAAGATTTTAACTCCAATGTATAAAAGTACCCTAATAAGATTACATGAAGGAACAAACATAGGCCTTATGGTATTTAGCGATCTAGGTGTATATAAATTAGATGCGGAAGTTGGAGGGACTATAGTAGATAAGCTTTTACATTATACAGAGTTAAAAGCTACAAGTAAAGTAGCAAAGTTTGAAAGAAGAGATCATTTTAGACTTAAAATAATGAAGGATGTCTTAGTAAGAAAAAATGATGAAAATGAAGAGATGGAATATGCAAAGTGTTTAACTATAGATTTAAGTGGTGGAGGAATTCAATTTTCATCAACAGAGAAATTCGAAGAGAATGATGTTGTAGAGATGAGAATAGATATGGATGATGAAGAAATGGTATTAAAGGGGAAAATACTGAGTGTAGTAAAACAAGAAAGTGTCGGAAATTATAAGTACGGAACTAAGTTTGTAGACATACGTGAGTCAATTAGAGAAAAAGTAATAAGATACATATTTAAAGTTCAAAGAGAAAAGTTAAATATAGATATTATTTAG
- a CDS encoding HD-GYP domain-containing protein, with the protein MRLVPLNAIKEGSYLGKTLYDGDGRVLLRQGVELNHDLIAGIRDNGIYTLYINDEYSQNEIDDIIKPELRVKAVSTIKRAFETISKLDKCGNIKKNNIRDDSISSIKEVSECIIEELSTNNNLLINLVDIKSMDSYTYQHSVNVALLSLVLGIELGLNRVELGNLCLGALLHDIGKVFIHKDLLGKDKLTDSELEEYRSHTSLGFNYLKENPDINPTARIIALQHHARVDSTGFPSQIDANTLTKLSKIVSIADTYDSLTSDRPGHKALPPNEVIEYIMGAAGRHFDFDMVQVFCRNIIPFPEGTLVKLSNDETAIVDDMNINYPLRPKVKILRQTPTTVKMEPIDLMEHSNLTIKGIAY; encoded by the coding sequence ATGAGATTAGTGCCATTGAATGCAATAAAGGAAGGTTCATATTTAGGCAAAACTTTATATGATGGAGATGGTAGAGTTCTTCTAAGACAAGGTGTTGAACTTAATCATGACTTAATAGCTGGAATAAGAGATAATGGTATTTATACTTTATATATAAATGATGAATATAGTCAAAATGAAATAGACGATATTATAAAGCCAGAGTTAAGAGTCAAAGCAGTCTCTACCATAAAAAGAGCATTTGAGACAATCTCAAAATTGGACAAGTGTGGTAATATTAAAAAAAATAACATAAGAGATGATAGTATATCCTCTATTAAAGAGGTATCTGAATGCATTATTGAGGAGCTTTCTACAAACAATAACTTACTTATTAACTTAGTAGATATAAAAAGCATGGATTCCTATACATATCAACACAGTGTAAACGTAGCTTTGTTATCTTTAGTATTAGGAATTGAGCTTGGATTAAATAGAGTAGAGTTAGGCAACCTTTGCTTAGGTGCTTTACTTCATGATATAGGAAAAGTTTTTATACATAAAGATCTACTAGGAAAAGATAAATTAACTGATAGTGAATTGGAGGAATATAGAAGTCATACTAGCTTGGGCTTTAATTACCTTAAGGAAAATCCAGATATAAATCCTACTGCAAGAATAATAGCACTTCAGCACCATGCTAGAGTAGATAGCACTGGATTTCCTAGCCAAATAGATGCTAATACCTTAACTAAACTTTCAAAAATAGTATCTATAGCAGATACTTATGACTCTCTAACATCTGATAGACCTGGACATAAGGCGTTACCTCCAAATGAAGTCATAGAGTACATAATGGGCGCCGCTGGCAGACACTTCGATTTTGATATGGTTCAAGTGTTTTGCAGAAATATAATCCCATTTCCAGAGGGAACCTTGGTAAAATTAAGTAATGATGAGACTGCCATTGTAGATGATATGAATATAAATTATCCATTAAGACCAAAGGTTAAGATTTTAAGACAAACTCCTACCACTGTTAAAATGGAACCTATTGACCTAATGGAACATAGTAATCTAACAATAAAGGGCATAGCATATTAA
- a CDS encoding late competence development ComFB family protein, whose translation MLKNYMEDFVDNTLPRVLEKYKDICKCEKCIMDIKAKCLNQLRPLYFVTERGDVYSKLNSLEAQFKTDIVMELVKAIDTVSKSPRHD comes from the coding sequence ATGCTTAAAAACTATATGGAAGATTTCGTAGATAACACATTACCTAGAGTATTAGAGAAGTACAAAGACATATGTAAATGTGAAAAATGTATTATGGACATAAAAGCTAAGTGCTTAAATCAATTAAGACCGTTATACTTTGTCACAGAAAGAGGAGATGTATATTCAAAGCTAAACAGTTTAGAGGCACAGTTTAAAACAGATATAGTTATGGAATTAGTCAAAGCTATAGATACAGTATCAAAAAGTCCTAGACATGATTAA
- a CDS encoding DUF3343 domain-containing protein, translating into MNKYYCVVTFEITSHAFIFEKEMKKRNIDIKLISTPRELSSSCGLSSEIPCKLKSDVEKICRENHIEASKIYELEREKDKKSIFKIFNK; encoded by the coding sequence ATGAACAAGTACTATTGTGTAGTGACTTTTGAGATAACTAGTCATGCTTTTATATTTGAGAAAGAAATGAAAAAGCGCAATATAGATATAAAACTAATATCTACCCCTAGAGAGTTGAGTTCAAGCTGTGGACTATCTTCTGAGATTCCTTGTAAACTTAAAAGTGATGTAGAAAAGATATGTAGAGAAAATCATATTGAAGCTTCTAAAATATATGAATTAGAGAGAGAAAAAGATAAAAAATCTATATTCAAGATATTTAATAAATAA
- a CDS encoding sulfurtransferase TusA family protein — protein MAVTVDARGRSCPEPVMMTKNALESNSKEELNIMVDSRTAVDNIERYVKKEGYNMDTKENGEDYILTVKR, from the coding sequence ATGGCTGTTACAGTAGATGCAAGAGGAAGATCTTGTCCAGAACCTGTTATGATGACTAAAAATGCATTAGAATCTAATAGCAAAGAAGAACTAAACATAATGGTAGACTCTAGAACTGCAGTAGATAACATAGAGAGATATGTAAAAAAAGAAGGATATAATATGGATACCAAAGAAAATGGAGAAGACTATATACTTACTGTCAAAAGGTAG
- the yedE gene encoding YedE family putative selenium transporter — translation MNSKTKVIVAGGVIGILASILVKFGNPVNMGVCIACFYRDIAGGLGFHRAEIVQYIRPEIIGIIMGAFLISSSKREFRARGGSSPIIRFFLAILLMFGALVFLGCPLRAILRLANGDLNALIGIIGYSAGIFIGAQFIKKGFSLGKSVGQPRISGYVMPLFSIILLIFLVLAPAFIFFSTEGPGSMRAPIVLSLIAGLLIGVVLQRTRLCTAGGIRDAILIKDFYFLWGLIGIFLFGLIGNLVLNPQTFKIGFLEQPIAHTEAVWNFLGMTLAGICSVLLGGCPLRQTILAGEGDTDAAITVLGLIVGAALAHNFGIAASPKGVPANGKIAVIVGLITVVIIAFSIVKGAQKERKNKLQKGGNI, via the coding sequence ATGAATAGTAAGACTAAAGTTATAGTAGCAGGAGGAGTAATTGGAATATTAGCTAGTATATTAGTCAAGTTTGGTAATCCTGTAAACATGGGAGTTTGTATAGCATGTTTTTACAGGGATATAGCAGGTGGATTAGGATTTCATAGAGCAGAGATAGTACAATATATAAGACCAGAAATAATAGGAATTATAATGGGAGCATTTTTAATATCAAGTTCCAAAAGAGAGTTCAGAGCAAGAGGTGGTTCAAGTCCAATAATACGTTTCTTTTTAGCAATATTATTGATGTTTGGAGCACTAGTATTTTTAGGATGCCCACTAAGAGCTATATTGAGATTAGCTAATGGAGATTTAAATGCATTAATAGGAATAATAGGATACTCTGCGGGGATATTTATTGGAGCTCAGTTTATAAAAAAAGGTTTCTCTCTAGGCAAAAGTGTAGGACAACCTAGAATTTCAGGATATGTAATGCCTTTATTTTCAATTATACTTTTAATATTCCTAGTATTAGCACCTGCATTCATATTCTTTAGTACTGAAGGACCAGGGTCAATGAGAGCACCTATAGTATTATCTTTAATCGCTGGTCTATTAATAGGAGTAGTACTACAAAGAACTAGACTATGTACAGCTGGAGGAATAAGAGATGCGATACTTATAAAAGATTTTTATTTTTTATGGGGATTAATAGGTATATTTTTATTTGGGCTCATAGGAAATTTAGTTTTAAATCCTCAAACTTTTAAAATTGGTTTTTTAGAACAACCAATAGCTCACACTGAAGCTGTATGGAATTTCCTAGGCATGACTTTAGCAGGAATATGTTCAGTTTTACTAGGAGGATGTCCTTTGAGACAAACTATATTGGCTGGAGAAGGAGATACTGATGCCGCTATAACAGTTCTAGGACTTATAGTAGGAGCTGCACTTGCTCATAACTTCGGCATAGCCGCTAGTCCAAAGGGAGTTCCTGCTAATGGAAAAATAGCTGTTATAGTTGGACTAATTACCGTTGTTATTATAGCTTTTTCAATAGTAAAAGGCGCCCAAAAAGAAAGAAAAAATAAGTTGCAAAAAGGAGGAAACATATAA
- a CDS encoding double-cubane-cluster-containing anaerobic reductase, translated as MMSDLPKNFEEFSEARREAFIKIKELKEKGEKVVGAFCTYTPTELIYAAGAIPVGLCGMDEEPIQDAETHLPRNLCPLIKSSYGYAVTDSCPFFYFSDLIVGETTCDGKKKMYELLNDIKHTHVMHLPQGQNKEHAFNYWREEMLELKRVLEEKFDVEITDEKLRQSIVERNKERKAILEFFELGKLDPSPLSGYGTNTLMDSLGFQFSRETQYNKIVEKTKELKEIYEKELKGKKTNRPRILITGCPTGGVREKVIKRIEELGADIVAFENCGGPKEKKDLVDENIDPIDALARKYMNIGCSVMTPNPSRFEALDEMIDEYKIDGVIEVILQACHTFNVESYNVKRFVTKEKNKPYICIETDYSKSDTGQINTRLSAFIEMI; from the coding sequence ATGATGAGTGATTTACCAAAAAACTTCGAGGAATTCTCAGAGGCAAGGCGAGAGGCATTTATTAAAATAAAAGAATTAAAAGAAAAAGGAGAAAAAGTAGTAGGAGCATTTTGCACATATACACCAACAGAGCTTATATATGCAGCTGGTGCCATACCAGTAGGTCTTTGTGGGATGGATGAAGAGCCTATACAAGATGCAGAGACTCATTTACCTAGAAACCTATGTCCATTAATAAAGTCAAGCTATGGATATGCAGTAACAGATTCTTGTCCGTTTTTTTATTTCTCAGACTTGATAGTAGGAGAAACCACATGTGATGGTAAAAAGAAAATGTATGAACTGCTAAATGATATAAAGCATACACATGTAATGCATCTTCCACAAGGTCAAAATAAAGAACATGCATTTAACTATTGGCGTGAAGAAATGCTAGAGCTAAAGAGGGTGCTTGAAGAAAAATTTGACGTAGAAATAACAGATGAAAAGCTTAGACAATCTATAGTAGAAAGAAATAAAGAGAGAAAGGCAATATTAGAGTTTTTTGAACTTGGTAAGCTAGATCCATCACCATTATCAGGATATGGAACTAATACTCTAATGGACTCTCTAGGTTTTCAATTTAGTAGAGAAACTCAATATAATAAAATAGTTGAAAAAACTAAAGAGTTAAAAGAGATATATGAAAAAGAGCTAAAAGGAAAGAAAACAAATAGACCAAGAATACTTATAACTGGTTGTCCTACTGGTGGAGTTAGAGAGAAGGTTATAAAAAGAATAGAGGAATTAGGAGCAGATATAGTTGCATTTGAAAATTGTGGAGGACCTAAAGAAAAGAAAGATCTTGTAGATGAAAATATAGATCCTATAGATGCATTAGCTAGAAAATATATGAATATAGGATGTTCAGTTATGACACCTAATCCATCAAGGTTTGAAGCACTAGATGAAATGATAGATGAATATAAAATAGACGGAGTTATAGAAGTAATACTTCAAGCCTGTCATACATTTAATGTTGAGTCTTATAACGTTAAAAGATTTGTTACAAAAGAAAAAAATAAGCCTTATATATGTATAGAAACTGACTATTCTAAATCTGACACGGGTCAGATAAATACAAGATTAAGTGCTTTTATAGAAATGATTTAG
- a CDS encoding DUF1847 domain-containing protein has protein sequence MSLKTPKTCTDCGLVSCNKIDEEYPEFCLTTNLNQEELEEVIDLYSNDEETHKIAIVSAKIEGAFYGRYTRVEEIMEFARQINAKKIGIATCVGLINESRIFARILKKNGFEVYGVGCKVGAIDKTKIGIDSEYIRKKAEHICNPIMQAKILNKNETDLNVVVGLCVGHDSLFYKYATGITTTLITKDRVTGHNPAAAIYTSNSYYNKLL, from the coding sequence ATGTCTTTAAAAACACCTAAAACATGTACAGATTGTGGATTAGTAAGCTGTAACAAGATTGACGAGGAGTATCCAGAGTTTTGCTTGACAACAAATCTGAATCAAGAGGAACTAGAAGAAGTAATAGACCTATACTCTAATGATGAAGAAACTCATAAAATAGCTATAGTCTCTGCTAAGATTGAAGGTGCATTTTATGGTAGATACACAAGAGTAGAGGAAATAATGGAATTTGCAAGACAAATTAATGCAAAAAAAATAGGTATTGCAACTTGTGTAGGACTAATCAATGAAAGTAGGATATTTGCAAGAATACTAAAGAAAAATGGTTTTGAAGTTTATGGTGTAGGTTGCAAGGTTGGTGCTATAGATAAAACTAAAATTGGAATTGACTCAGAATACATTAGAAAAAAAGCAGAGCATATATGTAATCCAATTATGCAGGCAAAGATATTAAATAAAAATGAAACAGACTTAAATGTAGTTGTAGGATTATGTGTAGGTCATGACAGCTTATTCTATAAGTACGCAACAGGAATTACAACTACACTGATAACTAAAGACAGGGTAACAGGTCATAATCCAGCGGCAGCAATTTATACATCAAATAGTTACTATAATAAGTTATTGTAA
- a CDS encoding amino acid ABC transporter ATP-binding protein codes for MIEINCLNKSFKDSKVLKDVNLEVKKGEVVAIIGPSGTGKSTLLRCINFLEIPDSGKIRIKDIEVEVEKITKKEMYEIRGKTSMVFQTYNLFKNKTALENILEHLLIVKKINKKSAIEKAMDILKTVGLEDKADIYPSKLSGGQQQRVGIGRAMAVEPDVMLFDEPTSALDPELVGEVLDVIKKLAQKDITMIIVTHEMNFAKNVADKVIFMDDGRIVEQGTPEEIFNYPKNPRTMQFLSKVISENSHSN; via the coding sequence ATGATAGAAATTAATTGTTTAAATAAAAGCTTTAAAGATTCAAAGGTCTTAAAAGATGTAAATTTAGAAGTGAAAAAGGGTGAAGTTGTTGCAATTATCGGTCCATCTGGAACTGGAAAGTCTACACTATTAAGATGCATTAACTTTTTAGAGATACCTGATAGTGGAAAAATAAGAATCAAAGATATAGAAGTAGAAGTTGAAAAGATAACTAAAAAGGAGATGTATGAAATAAGAGGAAAAACTTCTATGGTATTTCAAACATACAATCTCTTTAAAAATAAAACTGCTTTAGAAAATATACTAGAGCACTTGTTGATTGTGAAGAAAATTAATAAAAAATCTGCTATAGAAAAAGCTATGGATATTTTAAAGACCGTTGGATTAGAAGATAAAGCAGATATTTATCCTTCTAAACTTTCAGGAGGACAACAGCAAAGGGTAGGTATAGGCAGGGCTATGGCAGTAGAACCAGATGTTATGCTATTTGACGAACCAACATCAGCATTAGATCCTGAACTTGTAGGAGAGGTATTAGATGTTATTAAAAAGCTAGCACAAAAGGATATAACAATGATAATAGTAACTCACGAGATGAACTTTGCTAAGAATGTCGCAGATAAAGTTATATTTATGGATGACGGAAGAATTGTAGAGCAAGGTACTCCAGAAGAAATATTTAATTATCCTAAGAATCCTAGAACTATGCAGTTTTTGAGTAAAGTGATAAGTGAAAATTCACATAGTAACTAA
- a CDS encoding amino acid ABC transporter permease, which produces MKFDFEFAFKLIFIMMKYVKVTLALSVSAMTIGLVSAIIITLIIDARVPFLRKFFKIYISFFRGTPLIAQLFLLYFGLAQVIPAVTKLQPFNAALIIMGMNSAAYMAEVLRGSISSVDKGQMEASLSIGMNYVQAMTRIVFPQAFKIAIPALSNTFINLIKDSSIAFTIGVTEITASAQLEATSSFKYLEAYVNIILIYWVLTSVLGYFQRKLELKLDKER; this is translated from the coding sequence ATGAAATTTGACTTTGAGTTTGCCTTTAAATTAATATTCATCATGATGAAGTACGTTAAAGTGACTTTAGCTTTATCAGTATCAGCAATGACTATAGGACTAGTTAGTGCTATAATCATTACTCTTATTATAGATGCAAGAGTCCCTTTTTTAAGAAAGTTTTTTAAAATATATATTTCTTTCTTTAGAGGAACACCTCTTATTGCACAATTATTTTTATTATATTTTGGACTTGCACAAGTTATACCAGCAGTGACAAAATTACAGCCATTTAATGCAGCATTAATCATAATGGGGATGAATTCAGCAGCTTATATGGCTGAAGTTTTAAGAGGAAGTATCTCATCTGTAGATAAAGGACAGATGGAGGCTAGCTTATCAATTGGCATGAACTACGTACAAGCTATGACGAGAATAGTATTTCCTCAAGCTTTCAAAATAGCAATACCGGCGTTATCAAATACATTTATAAATCTGATAAAAGATTCATCTATTGCATTTACAATAGGTGTAACCGAAATTACAGCATCAGCTCAGCTAGAGGCTACATCCAGCTTCAAGTATTTAGAAGCTTATGTAAATATTATCTTAATATATTGGGTTTTAACTAGTGTACTTGGTTATTTTCAAAGAAAATTGGAATTAAAATTAGACAAGGAAAGATAG
- a CDS encoding transporter substrate-binding domain-containing protein — protein sequence MKLNKRGILLIALTLIISTLLLACQSDNKVEQSSKNIEKTDNNKNDEANKSDLKKNIIVGTSASYYPWAFQKDNELHGFEIDIWNEIATRNDYSIGFQISKFSGLVGMLDAGQITTIAHQMSITDDRLEKYYFSEPYAYSYYDFAVKKDSSLKTIEDLKGKTVGCWLGGNGEKTIRDINEKEKLNLNIKTYDGVPIESEVALGRLDASWQGEIKTLSTIEEGNLNLKMMGIKPFYEINAYPFLKNDDSKKLQEEISKTIKEMHEDGTLKKLSEKWFSIDTTTKPIN from the coding sequence ATGAAACTAAATAAAAGAGGTATTTTACTTATAGCTTTAACTTTAATTATCTCTACTCTATTATTAGCTTGCCAATCTGATAATAAAGTAGAACAATCTAGCAAAAATATAGAGAAAACAGATAATAATAAAAATGATGAGGCTAATAAATCTGATTTAAAGAAAAACATAATAGTAGGGACGTCAGCATCGTATTATCCATGGGCATTCCAAAAAGACAATGAATTACATGGATTTGAAATAGATATATGGAATGAGATTGCTACTAGAAATGACTATTCAATAGGATTTCAGATATCAAAATTTAGCGGTTTAGTAGGAATGCTAGATGCAGGTCAAATAACTACCATAGCACACCAAATGTCAATAACAGATGACAGATTAGAAAAATATTATTTTTCTGAACCATATGCATATAGCTATTATGATTTCGCAGTTAAAAAAGACAGCTCATTAAAAACAATAGAAGATTTGAAAGGAAAAACAGTGGGTTGTTGGTTAGGTGGAAATGGGGAAAAAACTATTAGAGATATAAATGAAAAAGAAAAATTAAATCTTAACATAAAAACTTATGATGGAGTTCCAATTGAATCTGAAGTAGCTCTTGGAAGATTAGACGCAAGTTGGCAAGGAGAAATAAAAACACTATCTACTATAGAAGAAGGTAATTTAAATTTAAAGATGATGGGGATAAAACCGTTTTATGAAATAAATGCTTATCCTTTTCTAAAGAATGATGATAGTAAAAAGCTTCAGGAGGAAATAAGCAAAACTATAAAAGAAATGCATGAAGATGGTACTCTTAAGAAACTTTCAGAAAAGTGGTTTAGTATAGATACTACTACTAAACCTATTAACTAA